The nucleotide sequence GCGGAGAAAtggccggggggggcgggccgggggcgggcggccgccgccgccttcctGTGTGCGccgcggcggagcgggagcggcgGAAGGTACCGGGGGCCGGCTCGGGCGGCTGCGCCCACCGGGGCCGGcagggggcggcgggcggggggggacacacacgtaGGGCCCCGGTACCGGgaccccgcccccccggcccttCCCTGCACCCCGATCCGGGACCACCCTCCTCAGCCCGGTCCCCCGCACCCCCGCCCTGTGCCTccaccctgcctgctgcaccCCGACCCCCGCACCCCTCGTCCCGTCCCCGCGCCCTGAACCCCGCACACCTTGTCCTGTCCGTGCaccacctcccctgcaccccttcccccatcccagcaccccTTCTCCTGTCCCCTGCGCcccctcctgtcccctgcaCCCTATCTTGTCACCTCCTCGActcccagcccctgcacccctTGTCCTACCCCTGCCCCCCATCTTGTTCCCTGCACCCCTTCTCCTGTTTCCTGCCCCCCATCTTatcccctccccatctcccAACCCTTGcgccccttctccctcccctgcaaCCCTTGTCCCACGCCTGCCCCACATCTTGTCCCCTGTGCCCCGTCACGTCCCCCATCCCCCATTCTAGCACCCCTTatcccacccctgccccccccaccttcccccatcccccccagccgcccccgcTGCCCTTTCCCGCACAGTGTCCGGTTGTtcggcgggagggggcggccgggaCCCGCTGGGGGGGGCAGCTCGTACTGGGGGGGCCGATGAAAGGGCCCTTTTCTCTCCGCAGCCGTAaggagttgggggggggggccagaCAGACCCGACTCCTGCCAGCGCTGGATGCAGTGGGGTCCACGGGTGGGGAGCCGGGGTGGATGCGGGgaaccccccccaccccccccagcccccccacagtaaccgggggggtcccggtggTCCCGATGGAggtggcggggagggggcaaCGCCTTCAGATGCAGGAGAAGCTGCGGATCCTGGAAGATCTCAACATGCTCTATATCCGTCAGATCGCCATTAGCCTCCAGGTAGGAATTGGGGGgtgccccccggcaccccccggacTCCGGGGAACCTGGTGGCTGGGGGTCCGGGGTGTCCCGGGGGTGCTGGGAAGGCGGAGAGCActccccactgctcccctcCTTACAGGGAGCATCCCCCCATCTCTCACCGGGACGGTGGGGGTGTtcctgggaggggagggggtctCGAGTTCCCGGTTgctgccgcccccccccccccccgtccgCTGCTCGGGGTTATTTATAGCAGGCGGTGACGTCACTGCGGCTCCACGGGcagggggcccggggggggtgcaggcagcgccggggggtgcaggcagcagccggTACCGGAATGGAGCAGCAGCCGGTACCGGCAGTGAgttgggggtctggggggatgtggggggggcTGCTCGGTgtgtgccccccaccccgctgtGGGTGTCCGTGGTCTGGCATGTCTGGGGGATGCATGGCAAATCCATGGGGTGTGTGGCACACCCGTGGGGTACGTGGTGTATCCATGGGGTGCGTGGTTTCCCCTGTGGGTACACGATGTGAGTGTGGGGTGTGGGGATCCCCTGTGGGGTACGTGGCACAGCTGTGGGGTGTGTGGCACATCCATGGGGCGTATGCTTCATCTGTGGGGTGCATGGTTCCCCCATGGGGCATGTGATGTGTCTGTGGGGTGCGTGGCCCAGCCGTGGAGTACATGATGTTTCTGTGGGGTGTGTGGCATATCCGTGGGGTGCATGCTGTATCCATGGGGTGTGTGGTTCCCCCATGGGGTACATGATGTATCTGTGGGGTGCGTGGCTTAGACATGGGGTACATGAAGTATCCATGGGGCACATGGCACATCTGGGGGACGCGTGGCTCAGCCATGGGTTGCGTGGTGTATCTGTGGGGCGCGTCGTTCCCCTGTGGGGTATATGGTGTGTATGCGCGGCACATAGTTCTCCTATGGGGTATTTGTGGGGTTCGTGGTGTATCTGTGGGGCACATGGTTCCCCTGTGGGGTACACGATATATCTGTGGGGTACCTGGCTCCGCCGTGGCGTATGTGGTGTATCTGTGGGGCGCGCGGCACATCCGTGGGATGCATGGTGTGTCCTTGGGGCATGTTGTTCTCCTGTGGGGCACGTGGTGTGTCTGTGGGACACATAGCAAATCTGTGGGGTGTGTGGCTCCTTGTGGGGTGAATGCTGTGTCTGTGGGGTGCGTGACTCCCCTGTGGGCTGCGTTGGGGcactggggctgcagcccccagggctgggggctgttccagggcagtgggatgggggacccTGGCAGGCGGCTgtggggggtctgggagggagACCATGAGGAGCTGGTGGCTGCATGACCCTGGAGGGGGGGTGTGGGCGGGTGCAGGGTGTTTATTTGGTGGCCGCAGCAAAGgctggtttggggtggggggtgacagAGGTGGCCATGGGGACTGGCCCCAtggtgggagaggagctggctggggggtgGTGTCCCCTCCCTGCGCTTGGGCCTGGGCTGGGCACCCCGAGATGTGCTGAGCCAGGGGTGCAtggctgggaccccccccgaGGGGTGTGCAGAGCTTGGGACCCCCCCGAGGGGTGTGCAGAGCTTGGGACCCCCCCGAGGGGTGTGCATGGCTGGGACCCCCCCGAGGGGTGCGGAGCTGGGGGTGGCCGGGTTGCTCCGTGGCCCCCGGCGGGGGGACGTGGCAGCCCCAATCCGGGGCCAGAGCCAACCGCGGGTGGGGAGGgacccccgccccgtccccgccATCCCCGGCGGGTGCCCCCCATCCCCGTCGCCCCCCCCGCAGGACACGGAGATCCAGCGGAAGATGGAGCGGGAGCTGCGGCTGCGGGAGGGGGCCTGCAAGCTGCTGGCCGCCTGCAGCCGGCGGGAGCAGGCGCTGGAGGCCGCCAAGAGCCTCCTGGTCTGCAACAGCCGCGTCCTGGCCTACATGGCCGAGCTGCAGCGCAGGAAGGAGGCGCAGGTGCTGCGGCGGACGGCCAGGCGGTGAgcacccccggggggggggcgctggggggcgaggggggcgcTGGGGCGGCCGTCacagctccccgtccctgcttccccccccccccaacccgcCTCCGCAGCCCCTCGGACGCCGGCCCCACGGACGAGCGCCTGCCCTGCCGCGGCACCGTCTGTGTCTCAGGTATGGGGGGGGGTCCTGCCAGCCCCCCAACCCGGGGTGGACGGGTGCGCCCAGCATCCCCGTCTGTGCACCCTCCCGTGgtggggggctggcggggggtcctgggtgcaggcagccagcaAGGGACCCTTGTGTGTCCCTGTGGGGCTGTCctgggggggctcagcccccctCACCacccatctcccccccccccccccccagacctgCGCATCCCGCTGATGTGGAAGGACACAGAGTACTTCAGGAACAAGGGAGGTgagtgggggtgcaggggggcagcacagcccccctccccatcaccccctGCCACCCTGACCCCCCCTCGCCCGCAGAGCTGCACCGCTGCGCCgtcttctgcctgctgcagctcgGGGCGGAGATCCACGACACCCCCATGGTGCTGGTGGACCGGACCCTCACCGACATCTGCTTCGAGAGCGCCGTCCTCTTGTGAGTGCCACGCTGGGAGCGGGTGCACCCCAGTGGGACCCCTGCCTCCCCTGGGGGGGactcctgctctccctgccctccccctgGGAGGGGTCCCCGGGCCGGGCTGTGGCTGTGGGGCGGCACGGAGGGTCCCGGGGCGGGCAGTAGGGCAGGGAGGACCGTGTGTGTCCCCTGCCCCGCTCATCCCATGTCCCCCTACCCAGCTCAGAGGCCGGGCCTGACTTCGAGCTGAAGGTGGAGCTGTACAgcgcggggctggcggggggcgCGGCGCAGGGCAGCACCCCCAGAAAGCTGGCCACCCGCCTCAGCACCTCCCTGGGACGCTCCTCCGGCAAGCGGGTGCGCGCCGCCATGGACGGgagccccggcagccccccgggTAACGGCGGCACCAGCCcgctcctgctgccagcccccagtGTGCCGTGAGTACCCCGAcaccccccgtgccccccgtgtccccccatccctgctcctcTCACCCGCCGTCCCCCCAGGGGCCCCAAGTTCCACCTCCTGGCGCACGCCGTCCTCTCCCTGGCCGAGGTGCAGGACGGCTTCCGCACCCACGACCTCGCCATCGCCAGCAACGGTGAGCGTGCGgcgcgggcagtggggctgggggcctggcggggtggggagaggggtctgggatggggtgggatcGGGGGACTGATGGGCTGAGGGATAGGGTCTGGGGTCCCAGATGGTTTGGGGGAGAGATGGGTCTAGGGGGCCCGGTGGGTTGGGGgcagaggggtctgggggtcccAGCTGGTCTGGAGGTGAGATGGGTCTGGGgtcctggcagggcagggagcggggaggggtgtgtgtgtggggggtggTCTGTGCCCAGGTGCCCCAGGTGAGCGTGCCCCCCCAGAGGAGAGCTCCTTCTGGCTGCCCCTCTACGGCAGCATGTGCTGCCGCCTGGCTGCCCAGCCCCGCTGCATGGCCGCCCCGGTGACGAGCGGCTTCCTCCGGCTGCAGGTGAGCGCGGGacggggacagggatggggacatggggagacACAGGGTCAGAGATGGGACGGGGATGGGCACAtggacggggacggggacagggatgatggggacggggatgggatggggatgggcacATGGACAGGGATGGGACAggacggggatggggacgggTGGTGGCACAAGCCCCTGCTGCCTCTTGGCAGTCCCTGCTGGCGGCCTCCGGACTGTGGTGGGGATGGAGACCCGGGTACCCccgtgctggggaggggggtgcccCGTCCCCCCGCAttgggcaggggatggggtgtggtggggatgggggtccCAGTGGGGCTGGGAAAGACCCCAGGGAGCCAGGGTGGCGCGGTGCCCGCCGGTGCCTGCCGCACTGACGGTGCCAGCTCCGCGGGCAGCAGCCAGGGTCCGAGGCACAGAGCGGGACCCGCCTGTACTGCGTCCTGCGCGGCACCGACCTCCTCTGCTACCGCGACCCCGGCGAGGCCGAGGCCGGGCTGGAGCCTGCCCTCACCATCGCCGTCAACAAGGTacagccggggcggggggctgcggggggctgcggggggctgcggggtctGAGAGCCGCTGCCGCCACCACAGGAGACCCGCATCcgcgcggcggagcgggaggGGCACGAGCAGCCCCACGGCATGGCCGTCACCAACCGCTACGGCGGCGAGGAGGTGACCCACACGCTGCTGGCCGAGAGCCGGGCCGAGGCGCAGCGATGGATGGAGGCGTTCTGGCAGCACTTCTATGACATGAGTGAGTATGGGCGGGACCCCCCATCCTGGCAGGACCCCCATCCTGGTGGCCCTCCCCCCCCGCAGCAGGACCCCCATCCCTGCAGTGCTGACCCCCTCCGTGTCCCCAGGCCAGTGGAAGCAGTGCTGTGACGAGCTGATGAGGATCGAggtgccgccgccgcgccggccACCCGCCGTGCTGCCCCGGCAAGGCTCGCTCTACCACGAGATGGGTGagtggggggccgggggggctctgcctctgtctccctcctctctgctctccaCTAACCTGCTGCCGGGCAGCCCTGTCCTTGCCGCCCTGGCACCTCCCTAACGCCGCTGTTCTCTCTGCTGCCCCTCTGATCCCCCATTTCTCTGTGtcccccctcctgcctccctctgtcccctcctgcctccctctgtcccctcctgttccccctccatcccccctgTCTCTCCGTCTGTCTCTGCCCCCCGTCTCTGgcggctccagccctgcctggcccggccgtgccccccTCTGCCTGCGAAGGGCTCCTGCTGCAGGATAACGCCGTCTCGGCAGAGATCCgggctctgctctcctcctATTACAGCGACAGGTGATGGGCGGGGGGCTGGTGTGGTGAGCCCACCGCCCCGTGGCACCcctggggcagccatggggcacgTCCTGGCCACCAGACGTgtcccagctgccctggcttCGGTGCGTGTCCTGGCTCTAGGGCACGTCCCGGCTGTCCTGGCCACAGCGCGTGTCCTGGCTGCCCTGGTCCTGGTGCACGTCCCAGCCACCCCAGCCGTGGGGCACATCCCATTGCCCTGGCCGTGGGGTACACCGTGGCCGTGGGGCACGTCTCAGCCATGGGGCACGTCCCAGCTGCCCTCGCTCTGATGTACACCGTGGCCGTGGGGCACGTCCTGGCCGTGGGGCACATCCCTGCCGTAGGGCTGCTCCAGCCGCCCCGTCCTGCCCATTGGCAGGTCCCGTCCCCACGGTGCAGGAGCAGGGCGGGGGTCTGGGTGGGCCCAGCTGACCCCTGCAAGGGTCTGGGGAGCCCATCTGACCCCTGCTCTTCCCCGCAGCTATTGATCCGGCTGACGACATCGAGGCAGTGACGGACATCCTGacgcggcgggcggggggccgggcgcCGGGGACCCCCCCTTGGCTCTCCCTCTTTGAGGGGCcacccccccgtgccccccgctCTGGCCGGacgggcagccccagcccccccacccaccGCCCCTGGGGCCGCCCTCGCACCCTCTCTCTCGACGCCAAGCTCAGCACCCTGAAGGGGCGGGGGTCCCGGCAGGCAGcacccccccagtgcccctcgccccccagctctggctcctccagcagtggcagcagcagcccggCTGCGGTGCACGACGCCCCTGGCCCCCTCCAGTCCCGGGTCTGAGCCTGGGGACCTCCAGGACCCTTTTgagggggatgggatgggacccCCACTCTTCAGCCCCCagggtggctggggcagggtgacATGGCAGGGGGTCCTGCCCTGTTGTGGGGGGGCCAGGGGCTCCCAGCTTCTTTTCTTGGGGAGAAACTGGAATTTCTGCCACCCTGTgcctggggggtgtgtgggggcaGGGTGGGCTCAGGGCTGACCCCTGCcaaagggggaggggggtttgTCCCCACCCCAAGGTCGGTGCTGGGGGATGATGCCCCCCCAGGGTGGGTGCTCAGGACAAACCCCCACGTACGGTGGGTGTGGGTCTAACCCTGGGGGCtgcacagggacccccccagctctgcttcccctcaCCTCTAATCCTGGGGGCTGCATGCCCCAGCCCCCgctgctgccccccacccactGCCCTTCCCGGGGGGGGCAGCGCCCCCAGGCAGGGACCAGCCCTGGTGCCCCCCAGGCCGGGGACCCAAAGCTACCACCTCATTAATAtgcattaaaatttatttaacagCCACTGTGTCTGAGTGGGGTGGCGGCAGGGGGTCCCTCTGCCTGGCCTGGcctccctggggtgggggtccgtgccccccccaccgccccgtGCACCACAGGTGGGTCAGGGACTGAGGGGTGCCGCCTCCCTCCCGAAGCTGCTTATTGGGGTGTAAatggggaggtgtgggggggctgcagctgcagcctcgGGGATGGGGGTGAGCGGGGGGGATGGGCTGTGGTGGGGGGGCCGTGGTAAGGGTCTGCAGTGTGTGGTGCAGGGGTGTCCGGGTGGGGAACAGGGCTGGCAGCCGAGGTGCCGCACGGCTGCCCCCCTCGAAGGGCTGCTGGGCCCCCCCCCAGCTACACGGCGTGGGGGGAGAGGTCCTCATCCTCGGCGGTGGGGCTGGTGCCCCTGGGCAGCTGCGGGTGGGGGGCGTCACGGGCCAGCAGCAGGGCGAAGCCTGGGCAGAGAGAGGGGTGGGGGCTGAGCCTGGCAGGGGGGGTACAGGAGGGGgtacaggggtgggggggttgggggtacCTGGCTTGGCTTTGTGCaggggctgtggcaggaaggtgCTGTCGCTGGGCTCGTCCCCCTGCAAGATGGGGGGGTCCTGAGGGGTCCCCACGACCCCCAGCTGTGCCCGTCCCCTACCCTGGGGACCACCCAGCCCCATTGCCCAGCCTTGCCCCTGCCCCCAGTCCCATTCTGCCCCCCCCAGCCTTGTCCCCCCCCCAACCTTGagtcctgccccagccccctccccagaaccagccccccagccttgccccccacctgccccctcCCAAACATGGCCCCCAGTCCCAAAAccatcctccccagccccaccatgCCCCATTCTGCCCCCCCTGCCAGTGTCGTACCTCCCCTGGGGGGTGGTCCTGGTCCCAGGGGGCCagccagcccccctgcttgtGGCCCCCGATGCCGTTGTGCCCCAAGTCACCCCGGGCCGGCTCCTGCCCCACAGGCCCTATGGGGAGAGGGGCAGGCTGAGCCCCAGTGCCCAGATGTGGGGTATGGGacaccccaccagccccacgcaGGGGGTCCTGGCCACCCACCTGGCTGGGGTCCCTGGGCTGCCACGTGGGGAAGGGCCAGATCCTGTGGCAggttgggggggctggggctgcactgGGGGGTACtggctgggggcactggggcaggcACCAGCCCAGGCAGGGGGGACCCCTCCCGAGAGCTCAGGACCCCCTCACCTGGCCCCACCGGCAGCCCCGGAGACACCCatgctggagggctggggagggggtagGTGTCCAGGGGTGTCCCGTCCTCATCCTGGGGGGTgccaggggggctggggggtggcaggCTCACAACCTCCTCGGTGCCCAATGAGGGGTGCCAgggggggctgccggggtgCCCCATCCTGGGACTGCTGTGGAGGGGCAGGGGCTCTGCCCCACAAGTGCTGTCAGGGGACCCTGACCCAGGGGGGCACCCCATCCTGGGGGGGCTCATGGAGGGCAGGGGCCCTGTCCCAGGCACATCAGGGGGGGACCCTGCCCCTGACCCCaccaggctggggggggcccaGGTGGCACagaaaggggagggggctgtCCCTATGGAGCTGGCCAGCATGGAGACCCCTGcccccacagggctgggggggctccccAGGGTGGCACAGGGAAGGGGCCTTGTCCCTATGGGGCTGGTGGCATGGGGGggccctgccctggctgggctgggggggctcccTGAGGTGGCAGAGGGAGGAGTCCCCCTCCCCATGAGGCTGGTGGGGGTCCCAGTGGTGGCACACTGaggggtccctgtccccacggggctgggggggctccccagggtggcagagGGAGGGGTCCCCctccctgtggggctggtgggggtcCCAGTTGTGGCACACTGAGGGGTCCCTGTgcccacagggctgggggggctccccAGAGTGGCACAGGGAGGGGTCCCCctccctgtggggctggtgggggtcCCAGTTGTGGCACACTGAGGGGTCCCTGTgcccacagggctgggggggctccccAGAGTGGCACAGGGAGGGGTCCCCctccctgtggggctggtgggggtcctggtggtGGCACACTGAGGGGTCCCTGTgcccacagggctgggggggctccccAGAGTGGCAGAGGGAGGGGTCCACCTCCtcgtggggctggtggggaggggaggctggggtcggcgggggctgggtgggggtgcAGCCCtgaacagcccaggttggagGGGTTCGGGTGAAGGCGGAGGGTCTGGCCGGCGGAAGATGAAGGCTGACTCCGTCAGGCTGCGCTGGTACCGCAGGAATGGCCGCCAGGCACCTGGGACATGGCAGGGGGAATCAGCTGCCAGGCAGCAACCCCCACCACTGCCCCACGCCCCCAGACCCGGCATCATCACCCCCTGCCACGGGGGCACCTACCAGGCCtggtgccagggctggaggggggcAGTGGGGCACCAGAGGTGGACCCCGAGCGCTCCCGCTGCCGGAAGAAATCCCGCGGGTTCTGCGAACGCTGGGACACCAGGACGGCTGCCTCCTGCCGGCACCAGAGAGCCGTCAATGGGGCCACGGCACGGCCCCACGGCACCGTGTCATGGCCCCACAGCACGGCCCCATGGCAGTGTCATGGCCCCACGGCACGGCCCCACGGCCACGCAGGGCAGGACAGGGCGCTCAGCCCGGCACTCACGGCCGCCTTCTCGATGGACTCGCTGCGGCGGCTGCGGTCCCGCATGGCCTCCTCGtgctcccgctgctgctgctcctgcggggacagagcacagctgggcagcccagggcccccccaaagcccccagaccccccccaaagcccGGCTACCCTGCTCACCCATCGCGCCTTCTCCTTCCTCCgctcctctgcctccagccGTGCCTGCTCCTTCCTGCGAGGGCAGGGAGTGTCAcaggggggcacagggggcttGGAGGGAGCAGCCATGGGGTGCAGGATGTCCTGCTGTGGGTCTCTGTGCTCAGAGCCGCATTGGATGTGGGGCACTGGGATGGGGTCCCACCGTGGGTGTCTGTGGTGGGAGcccccatggggctgggggcactatggggtgcagggggctggggtCCCACCGTGGGTGTCTGTGGTGGGAGTCcccatggggtggggggcactgTGGGGTGCAGGGTTCTGGGGTCCCACCGTGGGCGCCCGTGGTGAGATGCAGACAGGGTTGGGAGcactgtggggtgcagggggctggggtCCCACTGCAGGCACCTATGCTGGGGTGGGCTCATGGGCCCCATCCTGCGCTCCCGCCCTCACCGCTGCTCCTCGATCATCCGCTCCTTCTCCCTGAAGCGGAGCTCGCGCTCGGCCGCCTCCCgcctctcctcctccatccGCTCCCGCTCCCAGCGCTTGCGCTCCTccagcgcccgccgccgctcctCCTCCTTGCGCTGCTCCTCCTCGCGCTGCGCCCAGCACCGGGACCCCCGCCGGCACCGGGACCCCCACCGGGATCAGCCCCTGGCACCGCCATGGCCCAAGCCAGTAGCCGGGACCCCGGCCCCAGGGATGCAAGGGGGTGTCGCTGGGGGTGCACGCAGCACCCACGCCCACCCACGcccacccctgcacccctcacCTCAGCCTGGGCCCAGAAGGAGTCCCGCTTGGTCCGGCGGATCTCCAGTGCTGGGTTGGTCTTGCGGTAGTTGGTGCCCTGCAGGGACCGAGCCAGGGTCTCAGGGCAggacccccgccccccccccccccccccccagccatgGACCCCCAGGTGGGCACTGGGAAGGGTGGGCAACAGCCCTGTTGCCCCATCAGGTGCCCTCCTGGCTGGTTCCTGTCCCCGCGGGTGCGtcccaccccaggaccccccactCACCACCAGCTCCTGGGCATCCGGGGGGGGCACCCTCCTGGTGAGGGCGGCAGCGGGGGCGAGCTGTGCCAGCGCCCGGCTCAGCCCCTCCTGCGTCACCTCCTCGGCACGGCGGGCACTCAGCACCACGCTGGCCTCCTGCCGCCGAGACGCGACGGCGTCACCCCCCCGCCCAAGCACCCACGGCCCCCCCACGCTCTGctccccacaccgcccccccgcagcctccccagggAATCCTGGCACCGTTCCCTCGCAAGCGCTGGCTGGCTCCAGATGTGGGGCCAGATCCAGATGTGGAGCCGGATCCAGATACAGGACCCATCCGCATCTCTAGGGGCTGGGgcatgggggggtgggggggggcaggatcCCCCCCGAAGCAAGGgcgggatccggccggcgggGGGCAGGGAGCCCAACCACAACCCCGGCTCGTCAGCCAAGGCTGGGAACTGGGAACGGCGGCGTCTGAGTCAGCAGAGCCAGGAATGCACCCGGCGCAGCAAGCAAAGGTCGGGGCTGGCCGGGATggcgggggggcccggggg is from Phalacrocorax carbo chromosome 4, bPhaCar2.1, whole genome shotgun sequence and encodes:
- the LOC135312979 gene encoding drebrin-like → MAAPGLERHRLALLAAKEDVGNPRAGTNWAVFAYEKHHDLKLLDSGAGGPDELAGKFSATSIMYGLCRIPDPSTGAHRVVLISWVGEKVPESQREACAGHLPAIRAFFREASVVLSARRAEEVTQEGLSRALAQLAPAAALTRRVPPPDAQELVGTNYRKTNPALEIRRTKRDSFWAQAEREEEQRKEEERRRALEERKRWERERMEEERREAAERELRFREKERMIEEQRKEQARLEAEERRKEKARWEQQQREHEEAMRDRSRRSESIEKAAEAAVLVSQRSQNPRDFFRQRERSGSTSGAPLPPSSPGTRPGAWRPFLRYQRSLTESAFIFRRPDPPPSPEPLQPGLFRAAPPPSPRRPQPPLPTSPTRRWTPPSATLGSPPSPVGTGTPQCATTRTPTSPTGRGTPPCATLGSPPSPVGTGTPQCATTGTPTSPTGRGTPPCATLGSPPSPVGTGTPQCATTGTPTSPTGRGTPPSATLGSPPSPVGTGTPQCATTGTPTSLMGRGTPPSATSGSPPSPARAGPPHATSPIGTRPLPCATLGSPPSPVGAGVSMLASSIGTAPSPFCATWAPPSLVGSGAGSPPDVPGTGPLPSMSPPRMGCPPGSGSPDSTCGAEPLPLHSSPRMGHPGSPPWHPSLGTEEVVSLPPPSPPGTPQDEDGTPLDTYPLPSPPAWVSPGLPVGPGEGVLSSREGSPLPGLVPAPVPPASTPQCSPSPPNLPQDLALPHVAAQGPQPGPVGQEPARGDLGHNGIGGHKQGGWLAPWDQDHPPGEGDEPSDSTFLPQPLHKAKPGFALLLARDAPHPQLPRGTSPTAEDEDLSPHAV